The following are encoded in a window of Pyrenophora tritici-repentis strain M4 chromosome 6, whole genome shotgun sequence genomic DNA:
- a CDS encoding SEC62, Preprotein translocase subunit Sec62, translating into MFRVKRAIRALQSPAYQKARAKNPLLPEVNDRASAENCFKLLPLSLLALRVSKVEEDAHEGHSHAKPKRVKGLWTVKIEQHQEANDDNYYIWLYEGSQMKQKLYAVGALLLVIAIVLFPLWPLFLRQGVWYLSMGMLGLIGLFFAMAIVRLILFIITIFAAPPGLWLYPNLFEDVGFFDSFRPVWAWQETPEDIKAKKAAKKEKKAAKLAAKAASAKNKKGANEHAHHDHSGCNHNHAPAPVPISVAVPEQAAEPVDTATEPTGSEAAQAGDMTYRAPRATVEEVDDE; encoded by the exons ATGTTCAGAG TAAAGCGAGCAATTCGCGCCCTCCAATCTCCCGCCTACCAGAAAGCCCGCGCCAAGAACCCTCTACTTCCTGAAGTTAATGATCGCGCCTCAGCCGAGAACTGCTTCAAGCTCCTACCCCTCTCTCTCCTTGCCCTGCGAGTGTCCAAGGTGGAGGAAGATGCGCACGAGGGTCACAGCCATGCAAAGCCCAAGCGTGTCAAGGGCCTATGGACGGTCAAGATTGAGCAACACCAAGAGGCAAACGACGACAACTATTATATTTGGCTGTATGAGGGCTCGCAGATGAAGCAGAAGCTTTACGCTGTCGGTGCGCTGTTGTTGGTGATTGCGATAGTACTGTTTCCTCTCTGGCCGCTTTTCTTGCGACAGGGTGTGTGGTACCTTAGTATGGGCATGCTCGGTCTCATCGGTCTATTCTTCGCCATGGCTATCGTTCGACTCATTCTTTTCATCATTACAATCTTTGCGGCACCGCCAGGTCTCTGGCTGTATCCGAACCTATTTGAGGATGTTGGCTTCTTCGACTCGTTCCGGCCTGTGTGGGCATGGCAAGAG ACTCCCGAAGACATCAAGGCAAAGAAGGCAGcaaagaaggagaagaaggctgcTAAATTAGCCGCAAAGGCCGCTAGTGCCAAGAACAAGAAGGGTGCCAATGAGCACGCACATCATGACCACTCAGGGTGCAACCACAACCATGCACCTGCCCCAGTACCCATTTCCGTGGCTGTCCCTGAACAAGCTGCTGAACCCGTCGACACTGCCACCGAGCCAACAGGATCAGAGGCGGCCCAAGCAGGTGACATGACGTATCGAGCACCACGAGCCACGGTGGAGGAGGTTGATGATGAGTAG
- a CDS encoding Atrophin-1 multi-domain protein has protein sequence MPDLNTLPASSPHTSSPSPRTQSPSNTRMATSPHSLAATAAMNAGMHNEETRRPSSGSMRRDVERARRRSSIRMNLNLNDPAMPAPGELQQSSPSTRSRGPWPHSPHHERAPSLGELHQELEYEQEGQVNRLLNMIRTQQAQINTLQANQHQASASAVDDSTPTSERSMSIPPPLSHSSHVSPPMVSPLPSAAQPRSRSPFGFGTISRQSSFADRSRHSSHAGSPALRPVSGQVPYDPHDMLPSPATSRDESAFYQAETQNLTRENQMLKLRIRELERQLADQNPTSQVTHSPVIHSNLAPTPSREGTDQGAESGSQPPVSTAE, from the exons ATGCCTGACCTAAACACTCTCCCGGCTTCGTCGCCTCATACCTCCTCACCCTCGCCCCGCACCCAATCACCTTCCAACACCCGGATGGCTACATCACCCCACTCACTTGCTGCTACAGCTGCCATGAATGCCGGTATGCACAACGAAGAGACACGCCGTCCTTCATCCGGTAGCATGCGGCGGGATGTTGAACGCGCCCGACGCCGCTCGAGTATTCGCATGAACCTCAACCTCAATGACCCCGCCATGCCGGCGCCGGGAGAGTTGCAGCAGAGCAGCCCGTCGACCCGTAGTAGGGGCCCATGGCCGCATAGTCCCCACCACGAGCGTGCCCCTAGTCTCGGAGAGCTGCATCAAGAGCTCGAGTATGAGCAGGAGGGCCAGGTGAACCGCCTACTCAACATGATACGCACCCAGCAGGCCCAAATCAACACCCTCCAGGCCAACCAGCACCAGGCATCAGCATCCGCCGTGGATGACAGTACACCTACCTCGGAGCGTTCCATGTCGATTCCCCCGCCACTGTCGCACTCCTCGCACGTTTCGCCGCCCATGGTCTCGCCCCTGCCATCTGCTGCGCAACCACGCTCCCGCTCACCCTTTGGCTTCGGCACCATCAGTCGCCAGTCATCTTTTGCAGACCGCTCACGACACAGCAGCCATGCCGGCTCCCCCGCCCTGCGACCCGTGTCAGGCCAGGTACCCTACGATCCCCACGACATGCTTCCCAGCCCCGCAACTAGCCGCGACGAGAGCGCCTTCTACCAGGCCGAAACCCAGAACCTGACACGCGAGAACCAAATGTTGAAGCTGAGAATAAGAGAACTTG AGCGCCAACTAGCAGACCAAAACCCGACATCCCAGGTCACGCACTCGCCCGTCATCCACTCCAATCTTGCGCCGACTCCAAGTCGCGAGGGCACAGATCAAGGCGCTGAGAGTGGCAGTCAGCCGCCCGTGTCGACTGCCGAGTAG